Within the Candidatus Reidiella endopervernicosa genome, the region GGTTATAGGTATCCCCGATTATAGACGCAGAGAGGGCATCAATACGTCATGTAGCCCGGATGAAGTGCAACGTAATCCGGGGATCTCTATTAATTCCCAGATTGCCCTAAAGGACTCGAACCTCCGGTACATCGCGCCGAGCTTCATCCGGGCTACCTGTCATTCAATCGACATTCTTTGAATCGAAGACGGTATCTCTCGTCCCCAATCCTCATGATAGAGCCCGTCACGCACGGCCTTGGCGAATGAGCTATAGGGCCAATCCAGGGGTGAGGTGACGTAACCGTGTTTCACCGGGTTGTAGTGGATGTAATCGAAATGCCGTTGCCAATCGTCGTTATCGCGGATCGTGTGCTCCCAATAGCGAGATTGCCAGGGTGATGATTGGAAGCGTGATTGTTGCCGAAGTGTGCGTGTAAAACGTGCCTTGATCGCCTTCCATCGGCCAGGGTAGTCCGATTCACCCTCTGGTAATGTCCAGATCGTGTGAAGGTGATCAGGGAGTATAACCATGGCATCAATCGTAAAGGGTCGCTTTAGAAGCGTGGTTGAAAATGCATCTCTTAACAGATCGACATGGCGAACCAGTAGCTCAGAAGATCGATCTCTCAGTGTGGCGGTAAAGAAGTAACTCCCACCATCAACGCGGTTACGCCGATAAAGAACCATCCATGTTCTCCAGATTATGTTTAAACAAAAGTAAAAGTATCCCGGATGAAGTGAAACGCAATCGCTGACCGCCATGGATAGCGAAGCGAAGGCGGTTAGTCCGCGATAGCCGAGGCCGTTTGCATATTCGTAGTTGAGAGCGTGAGCGAACGACGGAGAAGATGCAGCAGCGGCTTTATGTCGGCGTAGAGTCACTGAGGAGTTGTGTAGAGCCGCGAAGAGGTGATTACGCAACGAACGCAGGACAGTCGGGCGCCGTAGGCATAAACGGTCGCGTTAAGTATTTGCCGCTTGCTTGGGCTTGGATGCCCAAAACAAGCTTCCGCAAAAATAGCGACTCCCCATCCGGTGATTGTTGGTAGTCTCCGACTATAGCCGTTAAGGAGGAGCGCAAGATGTAGCCCGGATGGAGCAACGTGCAATCCGGGAAATTATTGGAGGTCTCCCCGGATTGCGTTTCACTTCATCCGGGCTACATGGCGCGACGAAAAGATTCCATTGCATGCAGATGTTCGGGCAGCACCACCCAGGCATCGATCGTGAAAGGGTGGCACAGCTTCACATAACAGACAGCATCACGCAGCCGATCAATATGGCCGGTCAGTAACGAAGAGGAGCGGTCAGCCAAAGTGACGGTAAAGAAGTAACAACCACACGGCACAAAATTACGAATAGTTTCAGGCATCGACATTCTTGTCGTTTGAGGTTTGGTTTTACGTAGGGCGGGTTGAGCGCAGCGCGATGAACCAGAGGATCGATTCCTTTAGGGAAACCCGCCAAGGGTGAAGTGGTTAGAGTGCAGGCATTTGTTGGGTGTCGCTTCACCCCAAGGGTACTCCCTCGCTTCGCGGATGCGCGCTCAACCCAACCTACGGACTATTTAAAGTGAATTAATTTCTTTAATAATCATTCTTATATCAACGTGAATTTCATCTTTATGCATTTCTTTTGCGATATCATATTTTGTTATTCCATGCTTCACTGTCAGGCAGGTACATCCCTCTGTTAGAAGAGGTTTGGATGGTAATTCGCGTAGTGCAAGTGGTATTTTTGTAACATCGAAGTCGGATAGCTCAACGGAAAATTCGCGCGCATGATCTACAATTATATCTTTCGTTGTTTTGGCGGCTCTTGCTATCGCTGATGGTCTCAATAGGTAGGTTTCAATATATCTAAACCTCCATGTTCTCACTATCAATCCTTGGGATTCCCATCCCGTATTTGATTTGTCCACTAATGATTCCGTGATTGTTGCAAAGTCTTGATTGTCACGGTCTCTTATGCTCAAGCCTTTAAGTTCTGGGATCTGTTGCTTCAATTGGGTGAATAACTTCCCCCTTTCTCCATGTTTTCCTGGCCATGGCCAAATTACAATGTCTTTTGATATTGGGGTGCCTAAGGTTTCTGAAAATAGTTTGATTGCTGATGAATCAGATTCATTTTCAACAAATAATATTTTTTTGGATTTTTGAAGTTGGTGAAGTTTTGGTGAGTACTCGCTACCTAGGCCAGTTATTAAAGTTGTTTTTTGGCTTTCGTCTGTTAAAACTTTCACCTTTCCCTTTTCAAACTTCATTATTCTCTGAGGGGGGACTGAAGAAATTAGTTCGGTGGAATGGGTGGCGAATAATATTTGTTTATTGTATTTGGTTGCCAAGTGTTCTAGCTCTTCTAAAAGAGAGAATTGAAGTGAAGAGTGTAAATGCGCGTCAGGTTCATCTAAAAATATAACGTGGTAAGAAGGATCTAGAGCGAGTGAAATGACATTAAGGAGTTGTAAAAAACAACTTCCCTCGACCATTATGTCTCGCTTATTGAAGCCTTTATGTTTTTCAAATTTTGTTTTTGTGTTGTTATATTTACCTTTCCAGTATTCAACTCGGATATAGCTGTGATAATCTTCATTGAAATCATGGACCATCAATTCAACGCCAAACATACCTCGTATGATTTCAAGTAAATGCTCCCAGTGATCTGTTTCCCTGAGCTCTTTAAGTGATTTCTTGGGTATGCGATCTAATTCACCTTTGAGTTCTACGCGTTTATCCTGGTTGCGTTTATAGAGTTCAAGTAATGTGTTTCTCATGACCGAGCCGCTCAAGCCTTGACCAATTAGTCTCGCTCGCATGGCTTTTGTATGGAATGGCTCTCTATTTAATATTCCTGCGAATGGCGGAATGTATGCGATTTTTGGGATGCTTTCATTGTTTGCTATATTTGATAGCGTTGTTTTTACAAATAGCCGTTCATTGGCAAGAGATAAGGAAAACCTTAATAACCTGTCTTCTTCGAAGCTTGAATTCGTCCATCTAACTTCAATCCAAAGAGTGTAACCATCCAACTCCTTATTCCCTTTTGAATCTTGTTCTGGGCTAACTCTAAGATTTGTCCAAAGATGTTTTAAAGAAGG harbors:
- a CDS encoding REP-associated tyrosine transposase, with protein sequence MVLYRRNRVDGGSYFFTATLRDRSSELLVRHVDLLRDAFSTTLLKRPFTIDAMVILPDHLHTIWTLPEGESDYPGRWKAIKARFTRTLRQQSRFQSSPWQSRYWEHTIRDNDDWQRHFDYIHYNPVKHGYVTSPLDWPYSSFAKAVRDGLYHEDWGREIPSSIQRMSIE
- a CDS encoding AAA family ATPase, which translates into the protein MDTIIVKEIVLHRFKQYRDKKISPPDSFCLLAGSNNSGKSSFMQAFALWEYCKSVIEYEFGSDGLINDFIGKKQGVGISSEDFLPINIPSLKHLWTNLRVSPEQDSKGNKELDGYTLWIEVRWTNSSFEEDRLLRFSLSLANERLFVKTTLSNIANNESIPKIAYIPPFAGILNREPFHTKAMRARLIGQGLSGSVMRNTLLELYKRNQDKRVELKGELDRIPKKSLKELRETDHWEHLLEIIRGMFGVELMVHDFNEDYHSYIRVEYWKGKYNNTKTKFEKHKGFNKRDIMVEGSCFLQLLNVISLALDPSYHVIFLDEPDAHLHSSLQFSLLEELEHLATKYNKQILFATHSTELISSVPPQRIMKFEKGKVKVLTDESQKTTLITGLGSEYSPKLHQLQKSKKILFVENESDSSAIKLFSETLGTPISKDIVIWPWPGKHGERGKLFTQLKQQIPELKGLSIRDRDNQDFATITESLVDKSNTGWESQGLIVRTWRFRYIETYLLRPSAIARAAKTTKDIIVDHAREFSVELSDFDVTKIPLALRELPSKPLLTEGCTCLTVKHGITKYDIAKEMHKDEIHVDIRMIIKEINSL